GACAGGTTGCTGATATCGTCAAATGGCATGTGGGCAGACACCTGCCGGAGGATCTCGGGCGGCAGTTTGTGGTACGTTGTTGGGAAGCTTGTTTGGGTCGTCGCCAAACCGCTTACTGGACTGTGCGCCGCACCGGTCAGTGAACCTGTCGTCGAGCCCTGCGGCTCCGGTATGTTCGCAGGCACTGTCAGAGTATGTGGCGGCACAGTTGTGTCAGGATGACCGGCTTGCTGGTTCTGCACTGCATATATAGCGGGCTGCGTGTTATTTAAAGCGGTGTTTAAGTCAAAGTCCATTGGCAAACTTGGCAAGAAATGAGGAAAGACGCCGCGCGAAGCGGTGCTAGGTACGCGTAGCCTAATCGAAAACGCATGTATCGATATATCGGTGAGCAGCGGCCACTGGGTTTTCGGCGGATCATGCATTGCCGACGAGCGCTGGGCCGCGACAACCGTTAAGAGTCGCTAACACAAGTCGTCCACGAAGCGCGAACAGATAACGGCAGCGGCCAAGCAAAGCAAGGCGATATAAATGTCCAGGCGCCGCTCGGAGCGGATGTGCAGCTTACCAAAACCGGCAAGCCAGGCGTGCGTGTGCTCGACTACCCAGCAATGCCGTCCGAGCCGCTCGCGCTTTTCTACGCCGCGATGGGCGATGGATGCAGTGATTGCGCGTTGCTTCAGATAGCGTCGGCAACGGGCAAAGTCGTAATCCTTGTCCGCATGCAGTGTGCCCGGGCGTTTGCACGGCGAACCGTTCAAGCCCGGCACGGCTGGGAGGGTACGTTCGAACGCCATCGAATCATGCCGGTAGCCACGCAACTCCTGCAGCAGGTTCTGACGATCAAGGCGGCAATGTTCGCATAACTACCTCCTGGCATAAGCCTCGTGCGCCATCGCGCCCCCTATGCCGGCTCAATCCGATATCACCTGGGACTCATCACGCCGGCCGACCCAAAACGCTAGCACGATAAGCCCTGTTCGGGCCCGGCCAGCCCCGCCGAGCGCCCGAATACCGCGGCGGCCGCGTCACAGCGAAATCAAACCGCCGTCACGGACACCGCCTTGGTGACCAGATAGGCATCCATCGCCTCCGGCCCGCCTTCGGACCCATACCCTGAATCCTTGACGCCGCCAAACGGCATTTCAGGCCACGGCGTCGCAGGCTGATTAATCCAAAGCATGCCGACCTCGAGCTGCTGAGACAGCAAATGCACGTTGCGCACGGAATGCGTGAATGCATAGCCAGCAAGGCCATACGGCAACCGATTCGCTTCGGCGATCGCGTCCTCGAGCCGGTCGAAGCCGCGGACCGCGGCAACAGGCCCAAATGGCTCATGATTGAACACGTCCGCCTCCCGGGATACGTTCGTCAATACCGTCGGCGCAAAGAAATTGCCTGTGGAGCCAACCCGCTCGCCGCCGGTGGCCACCGTCGTGCCGGTGGCGCGCGCATTCTCGACGATCCGCATCATCGCCGCAAGACGACGCGCGTTCGCCAACGGGCCGAGCGTGGTGCCTTCTGCAAGCCCGTCACCAAGCTTCAAACCCTGTGCGTGCTTGACCAGTGCCGCCTCGAATGCCTCTCGGATGCTGTTGTGTACCAGGAAGCGCGTCGGCGAAATACACACCTGCCCCGCGTTCCGAAACTTCGCCCCACCGGCTGCCTTGATCGCCAACGCGATGTCGGCGTCCTCAGCGACGATCACCGGCGCGTGGCCACCCAGCTCCATCGTCGCACGCTTCATGTGCGCGCCGGCCAACGCCGCGAGTTGCTTGCCGACTGGCGTCGAGCCGGTAAACGTCACCTTGCGGATTACCGGATGCGGAATCAGGTAGCTCGAGATTTCAGCGGGATCGCCGAACACGAGTCCGACGGCGCCGGCCGGCACGCCGGCATCAACGAACGCCTGCAGCAGCCCCGCCGGCGACGCCGGCGTTTCCTCCGGTGCCTTCACGAGGAACGAGCACCCGCATGCAAGCGCCGCGCTGAGCTTGCGTACGACCTGGTTGACCGGAAAATTCCAAGGTGTAAAGGCGGCGACCGGTCCGATCGGCTCCTTCAGCACCGACTGCTGCACTGCAAGATTGCGCGATGGCACGATACGGCCATATACGCGCCGCCCTTCATCCGCGAACCATTCGATGATATCGGCTGCCGACAACACCTCGATCCGCGCTTCTGCAAACGGCTTGCCCTGCTCCTGTGTCATCAGCCGCGCGATTCCTTCGGCGCGCTCGCGCACCAGCGCCGCGGCTTTGCGCATTGTTGCCGCGCGCTCGTGGGCCGGTACCTTATGCCAAGTATCGAAGCCGCGCTGCGCAGCCGCCAACGCGCGATCCAGATCCGCGATGCCGGCGTGCGCAACACGGCCAATGACCTGGCCGGTCGCCGGATTGACCACGTCGAGCGTCTTGCCGCTCGCCGCATCGCACCACTGACCGTCAATGAGAAGTCGGGTGTCCGTATAGCTCGACGTAACCATGCTGCCTCATCCCTGAAAGTTAGAGTACGGTCATGCTGCTTGCCTTGCGATACGACACAGCGAGGCGTTACTTGCCCACAGCGTCGCCGCGCTGGCCTTCGCCTTGCTCCAGCTGCGGCAACGAGATTTCACCTTTGGCGCCGAGCACGCCGGTCTTCGCGTAGATTTGCAGCTTGTCGCGGGTATCGGCGATATCAAGATTGCGCATCGTCAACTGGCCGATGCGATCCAGCGGCGAGAACGTCGACTCACCCTTTTCCATTGTCAACCGCTCGGGTTGGTAGGTCAGGTGCGGCGACTGAGTGTTGACGATCGAATAATCGTTGCCGCGACGCAACTCGATCGTCACCTCGCCGGTAATCGCGCGCGCAACCCAGCGCTGTGACGCCTCGCGCAGCATGATTGCCTGCGGATCAAACCAGCGACCCTGGTACAACAGCCGGCCAAGACGGCGGCCGTTGTCACGATACTGGTCGATCGTATCCTCGTTGTGGATACCCGTGACCAGACGCTCATAGGCGATATACAGCAACGCCAGTCCTGGCGCTTCATAGATGCCGCGGCTCTTCGCCTCGATGATCCGGTTCTCGATTTGGTCGCTCACACCCAGTCCATGCCGTCCGCCGATGCGATTCGCCTCGAGTAGCAGTTCGACACCGCTGTCAAATTCAACGCCGTTGATCGCCACCGGAAGACCCTGCTCGAACCGCACGGTTACGTCCTCACGGGCAATTTGCACGTCGTCGCGCCACGACGCGACACCCATGATCGGCGCAACGATCCGCACGCTGCTATCCAACTGCTCCAGATCCTTCGCCTCGTGCGTGGCGCCGAGAATGTTCGAATCGGTCGAATACGCTTTATCAGCCGACATCCGATAATCGAAGCCTGCCTGGCGCATGAATTCAGACATCTCGGCCCGGCCACCCAGCTCGTCGATGAACGCCTGGTCCAGCCATGGCTTGTAGATGCGCAGGCCCGGATTGACGAGCAGCCCATAACGGTAAAAGCGCTCGATGTCATTACCTTTGAACGTGCTGCCATCGCCCCAGATGTTGACCCCATCCTCCTTCATCGCCGCCACCAGCATCGTGCCGGTCACCGCGCGGCCCAACGGCGTCGTGTTGAAGTAGGTAACGCCGGCGGTACTGATATGGAATGCGCCGCACTGCAGCGCGGCAAAGCCCTCTGCGACGAGCTGCGCGCGGCAATCAATCAACCTTGCGTTTTCGGCCCCATACTGCTTCGCGCGACGCGGGATGTCATCATAGTCGGCCTCGTCCGGCTGCCCCAGGTTAGCCGTGTACGCATACGGGACCGCCCCCTTGACGCGCATCCAGTGCAGCGCCGCGCTGGTGTCTAGGCCGCCGGAGAACGCAATGCCGACCTTTTGGCCGCGCGGAAGTTGTTGCAGGATAGTTGCCATAGCTGATTTGCGGAAATGTCGGATGAAAACGCTTGCAGACAGGGCGTTGCGCCCACAGAACATCAATTGTATTACCAAAAAACGCAATGCAGACGGCGTCCGGGCCAAACGCCCCATCTCTTGCCAATAGTTTACACGACGCCATGCGGAGCCCGCGCGCCATACAGGTACTTACCGCACGCTCTCAAGTATCGCGTTGCGCGCGGTAAATGTCTCGCGCGAGCGCGTCAACTTTTGATAACCCGCCATGATGCTGTTCAAAAACACATCGAACATTATGAATCAGACCAAAAATTACTTAATACTGCTTAAGCTATGTACTTGGTAACGTTTTTCCATTAGCCTTCATTTTGCGCCTGGGCGCTTTTAATTTTACCCATTGTGGCCAATCGCACGGCTAGCGCAATGACCGTCCAGGCGCCGCAATGCATTCACAGTGCAACGGCAAGTATCTGTACCAATGACGCCATCCGCATGCCTATTCAAACTTAAACTTAATAAAATTAACCATGGATTTTGATCCTAACCTTGCCTCTATCAGCGCTCAGGTGACTATGTGCGCAATGCAGAGCCAGCAAAACCATCATGCTGCTACAGCCGCACCACCTGGCTCATTACGTCAGGTGGCACCCGAGAACACATGTACGTTGAAAGAGCCGCTGATCTGTACAGCGGAAAATCAAGCCAAAGAACCAGCCAATGGCTCAACAATAGTTAGTAAAAACCGTCCGACAACCTACCGAGATCTGCCGCCCGAAATCATCCAGCAGGTAGCTGACTACCTACCCTTTTATCTTATCGGCGATTTATCGACCGTGGACAGGCGCACATACCACGTGCTGCGAGAACAGCGGCTACGCTATCTTTGCTATGCACGCGCCATGCGCCTAGGAGAAAGAACTTTTAATTTAACATCAGTGCTTCAGTTGTTAGCCGAGATTGAACGCATCCGCGTAAACCCTGCGTTGCGCGCTGAGCCACTCAGAACGCTGGGGTGGCTAATATTAGACTTGCCCGATGCGCAAAAGCCAACGGCGTTCTCACTTATTTTTGAGGCTGCAGACCGCATGCCCCAAAAGCAACGCTTGCAGCTACAAAAAGCGATGATCAAACTTATAAGCGATTGTCCGGCCCCGCAGCGACTCAAAATGTATAATTTTGCGTATGCAATGGCAGAACGACGAGGCAGAGAACAAGACAATACCTGGGCCGAGCTGGCATCGCTGCTAGAATGCCTGCCAATTGACCCCTCGCAGTTTGAAAGCGAATATCGGGTTTTCCTAAACCGGCTTCCTAATTTAGGCACGACCGGACAAGCCGATTTGATTACAAAACTGGCGGAGCTCCTGCTGCGTTTGCACTGGAATGTCAATGAGACGAAAGCTGCCGAATATTATGGAATACTCCAACAATGGGCACAGCGCTTGCCGCCGTCGCACCAAGGTGCGCCGATTGGCGCATTGGCCGAGACAATATGGGTCGTTCCAGATTCTCAAAGGCCGGAGTACTTCTCCAATATGCGTCGCATGACGTTGTCATTGCCGAATCACCAATTGGGTAGCGCGTTGCGCAACCTGCCATGTGCGCTAAAGTATCTACCGTCCGCTTTACATGCGTATGAATTTTCGCTGCTCGAAACCACCATTCAACGCGTGGAGCCTTCGCAGCGTAGTATGGCGGCGTTTGGGTTAATATTAAGTGCAGTGATGCTAAAAGACACCCTACCATTGAAACACATATGGCAACTCGCACTACGCCTACTTGACGGCGGCGATGAAACGGACGTTGTGGACGTGCTTGAAGCAGTGAAAGATATGTGTTTGATGCTAAGATTATCCTCCGAGCAAAAAAGAGATTTTAAAATTGAAATCATGGCTTTTATCGAGCGTAACAAACTTACTCAAAATACCCACACCTCTCTGCTTAGATACATTACCGAGTAGCGTTGTCTTATACTATTTTTCCGACGACCGTCACCAGTGTCTAGCATACGCACGAATGCGGCCATCGGTTTCATCAGTTCTTATTATGGAAAAACTTAAATTATGAACTAACTAAAATTAGGCGACCCTTTGCATTTCATGCAACACCCAATCAACCAAAAACTTAAACGTTAACGCTGTTATGCACACCAGCACCACTGTTTAATATACTCCTTATATTTTCTATACCCCTAAGTCTTTCAACAAACATTTTTATATCACTTCTAAATCTTAGCTCAACCCCTTTATCCAAAACATATTGACCCATCAGCTCATCGACTTGCCTTCTGCAATGGCTCCCGATCAAAATATTCGCCAAATCAATATCAAAACCCTTAGTGTCCAACCAATAAGAAAAAACTTTTAATGACTTGATGTTGATATTATTATTCCCAAGACTAACCCCGTTATCCTTACAACAATTAAAAATAATATCGGAAGTTATTTTGTCTCGTGGACACAACAATTTATCGTAGTTTCCCATCAAAAGAGCTCTTTCTTTTCCGCGCAAAGCATTAATCGACCTTCTAAAGTCGCTTTTAAAGTTTTTTGATATGCTTTGATCAGATTTAAAAAGAACCTCCAGCGCATTATTAAACTCCCTATCACCCTCCGACCTTACAACACTCAACGACTCGTCAAATCCAAATTCCCTTTTTATAAAATCCTTTACTTTTGACAACGTACCACGATATACTAGAGAATCCCGAAATTCATTAAGGATATCAGCATTTTTTTCTTTAGGCGACGACATTTGCAAGCGGAGACTAATGATATTACGCGCGTCACTAGCCAGAGTGGGCGCCGAAGAATTTTCCAAATTCAAACCATCATAGCCCGTCATTTGCGAAAATCGCTTCCCCCTCTCCCACTCAAGCAAATACTTAAATTTGCCAATAGCCCTATCAAGCTTAGATCTATATTTATAATTTATTTTTAAATCAGCATCGTTTTTAAACAAATCAAACGAAGTAGTAGGATTGTAAATATTTGTTCGATCTGTAACCGGCTGACTCCTCAAATAATCAGACAAACTGCCTCCATGCTTCACATTTAGCCAATGAGAAAAATAACGCAAAATGCCCGACAACCGTCCATCCTCGAATGGTTTATGCCTAAATTCCGGGCAAGCTTCCCCTAAAGAGGCAAAGCGGTCTTCTAAGTCGGACAGGATCAACTCGTCCTCTCGTGACAAAATAAAATTCATTTCTGGCACGAAACGAGTATTCGCTACACCAACAACACCTGCAGCCGCGTTAAGACCAGCAAGATATTGCTGGATTGTCGCAGCATTAGAAACTACGCTGGTTCCGGCATGCTCGGCTGTTAGCGGTTGCTGCTGGTTGGACGCTGAAGGCGATCGAAGACGCCGGAACATGTTGCTAAGCGACGACACATTGACGGGTGGACGCTGTAAATACTGATCTTCAACCGTAGCCGGTTCATCACGTCGTGTTGGCCTCGATTGACCTCGAATGGGCGAGCCGCTGCGAGTTCGCACCCGTGTCCATACACTCGTATTATCCGAACGGGTATGGTTTTCAAAATCGAACGGATGCCGAATGTCATCATTCAACGCATCATCTAATTGCGCAAAGTTGACCGGCTCAGTTATAGAGAATTGCTGACGCCTACCTCGCCGAAGCGGGCTACTATTTGCCGGGATCGTCCTTGCCGGATCCGACGACCAAGTCATGACTGCCTCCTGACGAGCCCGACGTGACGAACGGACGCGTGGCTGTCCTTGACGCGATGTGGCGTCGGCGCCCGTTTGCGTTAAGCCGTCCGATTGTTGAAAATTTCTAGTACTGGAGGAATTTGCCAGGGTCCTTATTGTCGGGTCCGACGACCAGGTCATGATCGCCCCCTGAAGAACCCGGGGTGACGAATGAACGCGTGGCTGTCCTTGACGCGATATGGCGTCAGCGCCTGTTTGCGTTACACCGTCCGGTTGTTGAAAATTCGCAGCGTTGGAAGAATGAGCGTGAGAAAAAACGTTGAAGGGATTCATTAAAAAGCGAACAGCGTTGCGGCTGCGTTCTCCGGTGGACAAACCAGAGCATATTTTGCTAAACAACGCCTTTACGAGTACATGCTACTACGAAACGGGTTCATGGCTAACGCACTATCTAGTGTTGCCGCCCTCAACAAAATAATCTAGTCATGCAAATCATATAGGCATCCATATAATAATATGGATGCCTATATACTGGCAGCAAGCTTACACATACCTTGCATGTTTACCTTTACAAGTTAAACATGCTGACTACGCCGTTACATATCACGATGCAGGTGTGTTCGGACACGGCAACTAAACAGCAGGGCTCCGTGATGTGGTCAACGCCAAGCGCTCGTGCACATCATTATGCGCATCGCTGCTGCACTGGCGCAGCAGCTGGAATCTGCCCGGCCTCACTCCAAATTTGTCTTCCGGTCTTGGGTTGTTTCATGCGCTTCGACCGACTGGGCGTCCGGACATTCCATCTGCTGCGCGCCCACCGATGCGTGCGCCGATGGCGGCTGCGCCGACGTCTTGGCTATCCGCGCTTCGTTTGACAAGCATGCCGCGTCGGTCTTCGCCTTCGCGCGTTGTCGTTTGGCACCGCCATGCGGATGCGAGCGCCGTGACGCCAGCCAGCGCGCGCGCGCTGCCTGCGGCGCTGAAACCTCACCGACAGGATTACCTTGCAAATCGACACGCGCAGCATGTTCGACAAGGCAACTCCAGTAACGATTACCCTGACACCACGTCGCGATCGCCTCCTTGATTTGCGCTTCGGTCAGCCCAAGCTCTTTCGCATGCTGCATTGCATCAATATGAATACCGAGTTTGAGCGGCAGCTTCGGTTCGGGTTTTTTAGGAAAAGACTTGGGAAAATGCTTCTGCAAGCGCCAGATCGCTTCCACTACCGGATCGACCGGTTTATTGCTCTGTGCAACGGGCCGCTGCTGGCCGCCCTGCCCGGTTCGTGCCAGCTTTGCATGATAAGCCGCAGATTGTTGCTTGCTCTGCTGCTTGCCTTGTTCGGCATGCTGCGGCCCACCTCGTTCCGTACGCTGCTTCGCCTGCTCAGCACGTTGCTGTTTAGCCTGTGCAGCGAGTTGCTGCTTCAGCGCGGCAAGTTGCTCAAAACCCATGTTGCTTGTTATTTAAAAGGAGTCTGCCCATTGTAGCAGTTCGTCTCTGGACGCAAGAGACTGTCGTCGGTCATGAAGCCGCGTGCGGCGGCTACAGCGTACCCGAATTGACGCTAAATAAACCCTCGCTACGCTTAATCACCGTAGCACCACGCTATCGCGGCACAAGCATGCAGGTTTTACGCGGCCTTCTCCGACGCCTTGTAGCGCTCAAGCCAGTGTGCGTAGGGTGCGGGCAGCGTCCACGCTGGCCGCTCAACACCCAGTTGACGAGCGGCGTAATAGGGCCAATGCGGATCAGCCAGGTGCGCGCGACCGACCATCACGAGATCGAGTTGATCATTGGCAACCACCCGTTGAGCAAGCTCTGGCGTATCGATGCCCCAAGCCGACGCCACCGGCAATCGCGCTTCGCGGCGTACCCGCTCCGCAATCGGTGCTAGAAACGCAGGTCCCCATGGAATACGCGCTTGCGGCGTCGAAAAACCGATTGTCACACTCAACAAATCGAGCCCTTCTTGCTTAAAGCGCTTCGCAAGTTCAATCGACTCGGCAAGGGTTTGCTCATCGCGGCCGTCGTACTCGATTACGCCAAAGCGCGCGGTAAGCGGCAATCGCTCCGGCCATACAGCACGCACCGCTGCCAGCGTCTCTACCAGGAAACGGCCGCGGTTTTCGGCACTGCCTCCATACGCATCATCACGCTGGTTGGAATGCACCGAGAAAAAGCTCTGCGCCAAATAACCGTGCGCAAAGTGCAACTCGAGCCACTCAAAACCCGCGTCGAGCGCACGCTTCGCCGCTGCAGCATAGGCGTATTTCACACGCTCAATCTCGCCTAGCGTCATCGCGCGCGGCACCTTCGGCAGATGTGCACCGAATGGCACAGCCGATGGCGCAATCGTCTGCCAGCCACGCGGATCATCGTTTGCGATGTGATCATCGCCCTCCCATGGGCGATTCGCGCTTGCCTTTCGGCCAGCATGCGCGAGTTGGATACCCGGGATCGCGCCGGCTGCCTTGATCGCCGCCACCGACGGCTCGAATGCCGCGGCCTGCGCATCGGACCACAGACCCGCGCAACCTGGCGTAATACGCCCTTCGGGAGACACCGCGGTCGCTTCCGCAATCACCAAGCTCGCGCCACCCCGAGCGATACCTGCCAGATGCACATGGTGCCAGTCGTTCATGACTCCTTCGTTGGCCATATACTGGCACATCGGCGGTACTGCAATGCGGTTGCGCAAGGTGACGTCTTTCAGCTTGAACGGTTCGAATAACGCGGACATGAAAACTCCTTGATTACGTTAGAAGTGCCGCACCAGGTACGGTATACGATAAAACCAGCCCGATTAGACTGGTCGTCTACAAACTCACTCAAAAAAGCAATGTCCAGCACATGTCGCCACGCCCGGCGCTGTCACTCTGCCGGCAACTGCAGCATGCGACGTGTCATTGTCATCGCCACGTCCAACGCAGTGCCATCGCGCCGAATCTTTTCCAGCAGCGTCGCGCCGAGCCACAACTCGTACAATGTCGCAGCAGTTGGCTGCGGATCAAGCTCCACCTTTAACGAGCCATCATCAATGCCCGCCGCAATGCAAGCTGCGAGCCGCTGCACGATCTGGTCGGTACCTCGCCTGAGTGCGTCACGCATCGCCTCGGATAAGTCGCAGACTTCGGCGCCAAGCTTGACTGCAAGACACCTGCCATACGGGTCATCACTCACTTGCATCGCCTGCCAATCGGCCCAGTAGCGCATCAACCGCTCGGCAGCCGTTCCCAACGTGCGTTCAAAAAGATTATCAACGCGGTCGATATAGTGAATGAAATAAGCATCCAGTAACGCCTCGCCAAATGCCTCTTTTGAATCAAAATAGTGGTAAAACGAACCTTTTGGCACGCCAGCAGCCGCTAGAATCTCGTTCAGACCCACGCCCGAAAAGCCCTTACGAAGCATAATGGGCTTGGCCGTGTCGAGGATATGTTGCCGCACGTCGGCAGCGGTATTTGCACTCATAAACGTAATCGTAGCGTTTAGTAGACCAGTCGTCTAGAAAAGGTTACTTGGCTCCATACTTGCATCGGAGCCTCGTCTGGCGTGTAAGACGGCCCTTTCAGTAATCTGGCAACTCGCGTGCCAAAACGCTGGCTTAATAGCGGTGCCAAGAGATTGGACGTGCTCACGTTGCTGTCCTGGCTCCGCCGTGCACGGCGCATCGGCGGCAACGAGCATGGCCAGGCGGTTGCATTTCCAATTCGCACCGCGGCCGGCCCTGCAGCCACGGTGCATCATGGCTCAGCCGAGGTCAACCGGTATAAAGATTTGTGCGTTGTCGCGCTGCACCAGCAACGCAACGCTGCTACCGGCCCGCGAGAGGCTTGATGCGAGTTGGGCGGGCGTCGTGACCGGCTGGCCGTTCACCGCCAGGATGACGTCGCCAGGCTGCACGCCGGCAGCTGCTGCCGGGCCCGCCACATCCTGCACCAGTAGGCCGTGAGCTTGCACTGCGCGTTGCTCCTGCGGCGTCAATACGCGCACCGCAACACCGAGCCGTCCCTGCGTCGCGCCTTGCGCATCGTTGGACCCGACCTTGTCGTTTGCGAACGCGCCCAGTGTCACATTGACATCCTTCGTGCTCCTGTCCCGCCACACCTGCAGTTTTGCAGTCGTGCCCGGTTGCATCGCGGCGATCTGCGCGGGCAGTTCCGATGAGCTTAACACCGGCGCGCCATTGACCTGCAAGATCACGTCGCCTGCCTTCAGCCCGGCCTTCGCAGCCGGTCCACCGGGCTCGACCGAACTGATCAGCGCACCCTGCGGCTGCTTTAGGCCAAACGAGTTTGCCAGCGCCTGGTTCACACCCTGCACCGACACACCCAACCGCCCACGGCTGACGTGACCGGTCTTCACTAGCTGGTCTTTCACACGGATCGCCTCATCAATCGGGATCGCGAATGACAGGCCCTGGAAGCCACCGGTCTGAGAGTAAATCATCGAGTTGATCCCGATCACATCACCCTGCAGATTGAACAACGGCCCACCTGAATTGCCTGGATTCACCGGCACATCGGTTTGGATAAACTGCGTATAGTTTTCGTCCGGCAGCGCACGTGACTTCGCACTGATGATGCCCGACGTCACGGTGTTGTCAAAACCATACGGCGAGCCGATCGCAACAACCCACTGACCAACTTTGCTTTGCTTTGGATCACCGATCTTCACCACCGGCAGGTTGCTCGCGTCGATCTTGAGCACCGCCACATCGGACTGCTTATCGCTGCCCACCACCTTCGCGCGGAACTCGCGCTTGTCGGTCAGTCGCACGGTCACCACGTTCGCACCGTCGATCACGTGCGCGTTTGTCAGGATATATCCGTCCTTGCTGACGATGAAGCCCGAACCCAGGCTGCTGCTCGGCACCTCCTGCTGCGGGCCGAGGTTGCCGCCGAACCCGTAGAAGCGGCGGAAGAACTGGAAGAACGGATCACTCGGGTCGATTGGCAACGGCAAGCCGCGCTGCGCGGCCTGCCGCACGATATGCTTTGCGCTGATGTTGACGACCGCCGGGCCGTACGTTTCAACCAACCCGGAGAAATCGGGTACGCCGGTCTTTGCGGCGGCTTCGGCCGGCATCATCGGAACGGCATGGGCCGACTGCACAGGCTCAATGTCCTTGCGTCCAGCGAAGTACCCGGCTGATAACGCGGCCGCCACCGCGACGGCAACGGCGCTACGCGACAGGACTTTGGTTTTCATCGATTGCGCTCCTTGTCGGAATGACTGCTATGATGCCTGCCAGAATAGGAGCGGCCGCTTAAATCTGTCTTAAAATCTGTCCCTTCCAAGGTGATTAAACACCACGTGTCGCCTTGATGACACGCGCGGTTAAGAAATACCGTCGTGCCACGCGTCCGGCAACATAGCCTTTCTTTTTGGACACATTCGGTCCCCGCATACTTCAGTTCATGGCAGATTCTAACCGCAGCGGCAATCACGCTCAGCACGTTATACGCGAGTGCCGCCACGCCGAAGGCTAACAGCGCCGCACGCGGCTAACTCGACGAACGAATCTCGCGGCTAAGCACCGATTTGAGCCGGTGAAACAGATCCTCGATGCTCCAGCGTCGCTGGTATAGCCGGGATTGTGGCACGCCATCCTAGGTTTGTAACATTACAATCATGATGCTGACTTTTTCTTTTTCATCAGCCACAGCGGCACTCGTGGGCTTCCATTGCCTGCGCTGCGCCCATGATCCACGCCCTGCTTCTGCTAACTCCGCTTGATGTGCTAACACTGCCCGCCG
This Mycetohabitans endofungorum DNA region includes the following protein-coding sequences:
- a CDS encoding NAD-dependent succinate-semialdehyde dehydrogenase, which produces MVTSSYTDTRLLIDGQWCDAASGKTLDVVNPATGQVIGRVAHAGIADLDRALAAAQRGFDTWHKVPAHERAATMRKAAALVRERAEGIARLMTQEQGKPFAEARIEVLSAADIIEWFADEGRRVYGRIVPSRNLAVQQSVLKEPIGPVAAFTPWNFPVNQVVRKLSAALACGCSFLVKAPEETPASPAGLLQAFVDAGVPAGAVGLVFGDPAEISSYLIPHPVIRKVTFTGSTPVGKQLAALAGAHMKRATMELGGHAPVIVAEDADIALAIKAAGGAKFRNAGQVCISPTRFLVHNSIREAFEAALVKHAQGLKLGDGLAEGTTLGPLANARRLAAMMRIVENARATGTTVATGGERVGSTGNFFAPTVLTNVSREADVFNHEPFGPVAAVRGFDRLEDAIAEANRLPYGLAGYAFTHSVRNVHLLSQQLEVGMLWINQPATPWPEMPFGGVKDSGYGSEGGPEAMDAYLVTKAVSVTAV
- the argG gene encoding argininosuccinate synthase; the protein is MATILQQLPRGQKVGIAFSGGLDTSAALHWMRVKGAVPYAYTANLGQPDEADYDDIPRRAKQYGAENARLIDCRAQLVAEGFAALQCGAFHISTAGVTYFNTTPLGRAVTGTMLVAAMKEDGVNIWGDGSTFKGNDIERFYRYGLLVNPGLRIYKPWLDQAFIDELGGRAEMSEFMRQAGFDYRMSADKAYSTDSNILGATHEAKDLEQLDSSVRIVAPIMGVASWRDDVQIAREDVTVRFEQGLPVAINGVEFDSGVELLLEANRIGGRHGLGVSDQIENRIIEAKSRGIYEAPGLALLYIAYERLVTGIHNEDTIDQYRDNGRRLGRLLYQGRWFDPQAIMLREASQRWVARAITGEVTIELRRGNDYSIVNTQSPHLTYQPERLTMEKGESTFSPLDRIGQLTMRNLDIADTRDKLQIYAKTGVLGAKGEISLPQLEQGEGQRGDAVGK
- a CDS encoding ProQ/FinO family protein produces the protein MGFEQLAALKQQLAAQAKQQRAEQAKQRTERGGPQHAEQGKQQSKQQSAAYHAKLARTGQGGQQRPVAQSNKPVDPVVEAIWRLQKHFPKSFPKKPEPKLPLKLGIHIDAMQHAKELGLTEAQIKEAIATWCQGNRYWSCLVEHAARVDLQGNPVGEVSAPQAARARWLASRRSHPHGGAKRQRAKAKTDAACLSNEARIAKTSAQPPSAHASVGAQQMECPDAQSVEAHETTQDRKTNLE
- a CDS encoding NADH:flavin oxidoreductase/NADH oxidase, with the translated sequence MSALFEPFKLKDVTLRNRIAVPPMCQYMANEGVMNDWHHVHLAGIARGGASLVIAEATAVSPEGRITPGCAGLWSDAQAAAFEPSVAAIKAAGAIPGIQLAHAGRKASANRPWEGDDHIANDDPRGWQTIAPSAVPFGAHLPKVPRAMTLGEIERVKYAYAAAAKRALDAGFEWLELHFAHGYLAQSFFSVHSNQRDDAYGGSAENRGRFLVETLAAVRAVWPERLPLTARFGVIEYDGRDEQTLAESIELAKRFKQEGLDLLSVTIGFSTPQARIPWGPAFLAPIAERVRREARLPVASAWGIDTPELAQRVVANDQLDLVMVGRAHLADPHWPYYAARQLGVERPAWTLPAPYAHWLERYKASEKAA
- a CDS encoding TetR/AcrR family transcriptional regulator, which translates into the protein MSANTAADVRQHILDTAKPIMLRKGFSGVGLNEILAAAGVPKGSFYHYFDSKEAFGEALLDAYFIHYIDRVDNLFERTLGTAAERLMRYWADWQAMQVSDDPYGRCLAVKLGAEVCDLSEAMRDALRRGTDQIVQRLAACIAAGIDDGSLKVELDPQPTAATLYELWLGATLLEKIRRDGTALDVAMTMTRRMLQLPAE
- a CDS encoding DegQ family serine endoprotease → MKTKVLSRSAVAVAVAAALSAGYFAGRKDIEPVQSAHAVPMMPAEAAAKTGVPDFSGLVETYGPAVVNISAKHIVRQAAQRGLPLPIDPSDPFFQFFRRFYGFGGNLGPQQEVPSSSLGSGFIVSKDGYILTNAHVIDGANVVTVRLTDKREFRAKVVGSDKQSDVAVLKIDASNLPVVKIGDPKQSKVGQWVVAIGSPYGFDNTVTSGIISAKSRALPDENYTQFIQTDVPVNPGNSGGPLFNLQGDVIGINSMIYSQTGGFQGLSFAIPIDEAIRVKDQLVKTGHVSRGRLGVSVQGVNQALANSFGLKQPQGALISSVEPGGPAAKAGLKAGDVILQVNGAPVLSSSELPAQIAAMQPGTTAKLQVWRDRSTKDVNVTLGAFANDKVGSNDAQGATQGRLGVAVRVLTPQEQRAVQAHGLLVQDVAGPAAAAGVQPGDVILAVNGQPVTTPAQLASSLSRAGSSVALLVQRDNAQIFIPVDLG
- a CDS encoding transposase codes for the protein MPQSRLYQRRWSIEDLFHRLKSVLSREIRSSS